Proteins from a single region of Chlamydia buteonis:
- the rpsJ gene encoding 30S ribosomal protein S10: protein MKQQKQKIRIRLKGFDQGQLDRSTADIVETAKRTGARVAGPIPLPTKREVYTVLRSPHVDKKSREQFEIRTHKRLIDILDPTGKTIDALKMLALPAGVDIKIKAA from the coding sequence ATGAAGCAGCAAAAACAGAAAATCCGTATTCGTCTGAAAGGATTTGATCAAGGGCAACTAGATCGATCAACTGCAGATATTGTTGAGACTGCTAAAAGAACAGGCGCTCGTGTAGCAGGTCCTATTCCATTGCCTACAAAGAGGGAAGTGTACACTGTGCTACGTTCTCCTCATGTAGATAAAAAATCTAGAGAGCAGTTTGAAATTCGTACTCATAAGCGTTTAATAGATATCCTAGATCCTACAGGAAAAACTATAGATGCTTTAAAAATGTTAGCTCTTCCAGCAGGAGTTGATATCAAAATCAAAGCTGCATAA